One window of the Hyperolius riggenbachi isolate aHypRig1 chromosome 5, aHypRig1.pri, whole genome shotgun sequence genome contains the following:
- the LOC137519335 gene encoding uncharacterized protein, translated as MSRHNQAAHLPAKKRAAVAVLLLGQVATQLDASAPPKKRRIWCKSWLEQRHKFSDVNLLNELRISSPEDFKNYLRMSDSVFQHLLSLVGPHISKQESWLRKPISAEQRLVATLRYLATGRSLQDLKFSTGISPQALGLIIPETCEAIINCLKNEYMKFPKTSEEWLTLASDFERIWHFPNCGGAIDGKHIRITPPPNSGSYYFNYKHFFSIVLMAIVNANYEFIYIDVGRNGRMSDGGVIEKTEFNTRLKNRQLSLPTMAQTKKGLNFVFVADDAFGLHPHILKPFPHTNLSTQHQIYNYRLSRARRVVENAFGILANRFRIFHTAINLRMDKIDLLVYASCILHNFLRRQQSSTYMPPHSVDREDLENFSLLPGEWRSQPLALTNLQPLPPRNPTYGSKENRDAYVSYFNGEGAVTWQNNMIG; from the exons ATGTCGAGGCATAATCAGGCTGCACATTTGCCAGCAAAGAAAAGAGCTGCAGTTGCTGTATTATTGTTAGGGCAAGTTGCTACCCAGCTGGATGCTTCAGCACCACCCAAGAAAAGGCGGATTTGGTGCAAATCTTGGCTGGAACAACGTCACAAATTTAGTGATGTAAATTTGCTTAATGAGTTACGAATCTCTTCTCCAGAGGATTTCAAAAACTATTTGAGGATGAGTGATAGCGTCTTCCAACACCTGCTTTCCCTTGTTGGTCCTCATATATCCAAGCAGGAGTCATGGCTGCGAAAGCCCATATCTGCAGAACAGCGTCTTGTGGCCACTTTGCGCTATCTAGCAACAGGCCGGAGTTTACAGGACCTTAAATTTAGCACCGGAATATCCCCACAGGCACTTGGATTGATTATCCCTGAAACGTGTGAGGCTATAATTAACTGTCTAAAGAACGAGTATATGAAG TTTCCCAAGACATCAGAGGAGTGGTTAACCCTTGCATCGGATTTTGAGCGGATTTGGCACTTTCCGAACTGCGGAGGAGCGATTGACGGGAAACACATCCGTATTACCCCACCGCCAAACAGTGGATCttattattttaattataaacatttttttagtaTCGTTTTGATGGCCATTGTAAATGCCAACTATGAATTCATTTACATCGATGTTGGCAGAAATGGCAGAATGTCTGATGGAGGGGTCATAGAGAAGACTGAATTTAACACCAGACTTAAAAATCGACAGCTGTCATTGCCAACAATGGCACAAACCAAAAAAGGCCTTAATTTTGTTTTCGTGGCTGATGATGCTTTTGGACTGCATCCACATATCCTCAAACCTTTCCCACATACAAATCTCTCAACCCAGCATCAAATTTACAACTACCGTTTGTCTAGAGCCAGGAGAGTTGTGGAGAATGCATTTGGCATACTAGCTAACAGATTTAGGATCTTCCACACCGCGATCAATTTGCGAATGGACAAGATAGATCTGTTAGTGTATGCCTCATGCATTCTCCACAACTTTCTTCGGAGACAACAGTCATCTACCTACATGCCCCCACATTCTGTTGACAGAGAGGATTTGGAAAATTTCAGCCTGTTACCTGGTGAATGGCGTAGCCAGCCCTTGGCACTTACGAACCTTCAGCCGTTGCCTCCACGGAATCCAACATATGGTTCTAAAGAAAATCGAGATGCCTATGTTTCTTATTTTAATGGGGAAGGTGCAGTTACATGGCAAAACAATATGATAGGTTGA